AGAACTTGTCACGCGAGTCCGCGGCGAAGGTCGCATAGTCCGCACGACCGGTCAGGTCGCCACCCGCGTAGCAGCGCCTGTTCGCGTCGAACGCCTCCTGGAGCGCGTAGGGACCTGCCGAGAAGTCGCCCCAGGACTGGTTGAACACCCCGGCCGTGTCGTGGAACATGTACGCCTCGATGTTCGCGATCAGGCCGCCGACCGAGGAGCCGGAGGTGAAGACCTTCGCAAACTTGGTGGCCTTGCCGGTGCCGAGCGTGTAGTTGCCGGACTTCAGGTCCTGCACCATCTGGTGGGTCACGTCGGCCTCGGAGCCGAAGCAGGTCGACAGGCCGGGGACCGCGTCGCTCTTGCCGTAGCCCAGCCGGTCGACCGCGATGGAGACGTGTCCGCGCTTGGCCATCTCCTCGGCGTAGTTATGGCCGGCGATCGGCAGGTTGAAGTAGTCACCGGTCCAGGTGACCGCGTGCAGGTAAAGCGTCGCGGCCTTGCCGGCGGAGACGGCCTTCTTCGGCCCGATGACCAGGCCGCGGACCGTGTAGGACTTACCGTCGGCCGGGTATTCGCAGTACACGTCGGTGTGGTTGGTGTTCTTCACCGTGAACGAGATCGGAATCTTGACGACGTTGGACGTCGCCGGCGCAGCGGCGGCGGCGGACGCCGGGCCGCTGAGCAGGCCGGCCGCCGTGACAGCGGCCACCGTGGCGGCGAGCAGGGAAGGAATACGCATAGAGAGCCTCTCGGATCGATGTTCTCCGAACCTCAGCTTTTTCTTAGAAAACAGCAAGAGGTGGCGCTTTTGCAACCCCACTAAAGAGGGGAACTAGCGCAAAATCGATGTAATCCTGAGAGAAGAGCATGCTCTGCGCGCGGAGGCGGGGATTTGAACCCCTGGCCCCCTCGATGCGAAGGATCACGTCCGGGAGCTCGGACCTGTGAAGATCAGCCCGCCGCGGCGCCCGCCCGCCCGGCCCGGCCCTGGCCGTGCGGGTGCAGGAGCTGGCGGGCGATGACCACGCGTTGCACCTGGTTGGTGCCCTCGTAGATCTGGGTGATCTTGGCGTCGCGCATCATCCGCTCGACGGGGTAGTCCTTCACGTAGCCGTAGCCGCCGAGGAGCTGGACGGCGTCGGTGGTGAC
Above is a window of Sporichthyaceae bacterium DNA encoding:
- a CDS encoding alpha/beta hydrolase → MRIPSLLAATVAAVTAAGLLSGPASAAAAAPATSNVVKIPISFTVKNTNHTDVYCEYPADGKSYTVRGLVIGPKKAVSAGKAATLYLHAVTWTGDYFNLPIAGHNYAEEMAKRGHVSIAVDRLGYGKSDAVPGLSTCFGSEADVTHQMVQDLKSGNYTLGTGKATKFAKVFTSGSSVGGLIANIEAYMFHDTAGVFNQSWGDFSAGPYALQEAFDANRRCYAGGDLTGRADYATFAADSRDKFYFASATPAVRAKTPKMQPDPCGQLMNLPFAIGADMQRLGDITVPVLITFGDADPVFPPPSAQQMQDRYIGSPKVTNVTIPGASHYPILEANFPVMVNAAHTWLAQNGG
- a CDS encoding acyl-CoA dehydrogenase family protein, which produces FGKAIAEFQGLQFMVADMAMGVEAARQLVYAAAAKSEREDKDLTYFGAAAKAYASDVAMKVTTDAVQLLGGYGYVKDYPVERMMRDAKITQIYEGTNQVQRVVIARQLLHPHGQGRAGRAGAAAG